From the genome of Myripristis murdjan chromosome 22, fMyrMur1.1, whole genome shotgun sequence, one region includes:
- the LOC115354774 gene encoding kelch domain-containing protein 1 isoform X1: MDSAFERHCSELVARERSGHTALLLDQLLYVWGGYVCCCYSLQSIADDEVFLPNDEVWVYDLERGVWEVFRMTGEVPPSMSGTCGCSLNGHMYIFGGCDDDGQTNQIYCVNLSDGKYEWKKITHDGGSPPSPRDKLSCWVHNGRIIYFGGYGHKLLQDIDRRNRSFILDEASWVEDVFWGWNNEVHMFDPTQASWSEPQTHGRAPAPRAAHASATLGNKGYVCGGRVMETRTSDIHCLDLDSWTWSEIVPASAIPVGRSWHTLTAVSDSALFLFGGLSVDCKPMSDGWLLDVETKKWREVEHPFKNKPRLWHTACAGKDSDVIVFGGSCDYILLVDTGHCNDALVFQLQPYPLFRICQDFIAKNASAHRRLREQLPLLPPKLLKVVQRRMSFYRPTKKKQH; this comes from the exons ATGGACTCCGCATTTGAGAGGCACTGCTCGGAGCTGGTGGCCCGGGAGCGGAGCGGCCACACCGCCCTGCTGCTGGATCAGCTGCTGTACGTGTGGGGAGGCTATGTG tgttgttgttattctctACAGTCGATCGCTGATGACGAGGTGTTCCTGCCCAACGATGAGGTCTGGGTGTATGACTTAGAACGAGGCGTATG gGAGGTGTTCAGGATGACAGGGGAAGTCCCGCCCTCCATGTCTGGCACCTGCGGCTGTTCTCTGAACGGACACATGTACATATTTGGTGGTTGTGACGACGACGGGCAGACAAATCAG ATCTATTGTGTAAACCTTTCGGATGGTAAATACGAGTGGAAGAAAATCACACACGACGGTGGCTCCCCTCCTTCACCTCGAGACAAACTGTCCTGCTGGGTTCATAATGGCAG GATCATCTACTTTGGAGGATACGGTCACAAACTACTGCAAGACATTGACAGGAGGAACAGAAGCTTCATTCTAGATGAGGCATCATGg GTAGAGGATGTGTTCTGGGGGTGGAACAATGAGGTCCATATGTTTGACCCAACACAAGCCAGTTGGAGCGAACCGCAAACCCAT GGTCGAGCTCCGGCCCCCAGAGCCGCCCATGCCAGTGCCACGCTGGGAAACAAAGGATACGTGTGTGGAGGCAGAGTCATG GAAACCAGGACGAGTGACATTCACTGTCTAGACCTCGACTCATGGACGTGGTCAGAAAT AGTCCCAGCATCTGCCATCCCAGTGGGCAGGTCATGGCACACCCTCACCGCCGTATCAGACAGCGCCTTGTTCCTGTTTGGTGGACTCAGTGTGGACTGCAAACCAATGA GTGACGGCTGGTTGCTTGATGTTGAAacaaagaaatggagagaagtTGAGCATCCTTTCAAGAACAAGCCTAG GTTGTGGCACACAGCATGTGCAGGCAAAGACTCTGACGTCATTGTGTTTGGTGGAAGCTGCGACTACATCCTCCTTGTGGATACT GGTCACTGCAATGATGCACTTGTTTTCCAGCTGCAGCCATATCCCCTGTTCAG gATTTGTCAGGATTTCATTGCAAAGAATGCGAGTGCCCACAGGAGGCTCCGAGAGCAGCTCCCTCTCCTGCCGCCCAAACTACTGAAAGTGGTACAGAGGAGGATGTCTTTCTACAGGCCCACTAAGAAGAAACAGCATTAA
- the klhdc2 gene encoding kelch domain-containing protein 2 encodes MAEMEEDVGDLAPAGEGDDESDRDEEGREFDWVADVDDEDEDEEEEEEEEVEDEQPLDTEASESFELDTPAERSGHIAVVDGNYMYIWGGYKNAQNHGFFDLYLPRVEIWAYNMESGVWTKHITGGNLHTSMSGSCGVCVDGVLYLFGGHHARGNTNRIYRLHLRAPSLVWEEMTDLKGVPPSCKDKLGCWVQKDRLIFFGGYGTAAQGHRGTFEYDESSSFVWDNPGRGWNNHIHILDLETSTWSQPITKGNTPSPRAAHACATLGNRGYVFGGRYKNYRLNDLYYIDLDTWEWHEMSVPQQGPVGRSWHSFTPVSPDHIFLFGGFTTDRETLSDAWLYCVSKNEWKPFKHSHMESPRLWHTACSGPDGEVFVFGGCANNLLSHQRAAHSNELLIFNVQPKSLVRFCMDAALQHRERLASCWDCLPKHLLHSLHQRMARANTLGS; translated from the exons AtggcagagatggaggaagacGTTGGAGACCTCGCACCGGCTGGGGAGGGTGACGATGAGTCAGACAGGGATGAAGAGGGCAGAGAGTTTGACTGGGTGgctgatgttgatgatgaggacgaggacgaggaggaggaggaggaagaggaggtggaggatgagCAGCCGCTTGACACTGAAGCGTCCGAGTCGTTTGAGTTGGACACCCCGGCTGAGCGCAGTGGTCACATTGCGGTGGTCGATGGAAACTACATGTACATCTGGGGAGGATACAAG AATGCTCAAAACCACGGATTCTTTGACTTGTACCTGCCAAGAGTTGAGATCTGGGCGTATAACATGGAGTCGGGAGtatg GACTAAGCACATAACGGGAGGTAACCTGCACACGTCCATGTCGGGCagctgtggagtgtgtgttgatggaGTGCTGTACCTGTTTGGAGGGCATCATGCCAGGGGAAACACTAACagg ATCTACCGTCTTCACCTGAGAGCTCCCAGCCTGGTCTGGGAGGAAATGACCGATCTGAAAGGAGTCCCTCCATCCTGCAAGGACAAACTAGGCTGCTGGGTTCAGAAGGACAG ATTAATATTCTTTGGGGGTTATGGCACTGCTGCTCAAGGACACCGGGGGACATTTGAGTATGATGAATCTTCTTCATTTGTG tgggACAACCCCGGGCGAGGTTGGAACAATCACATCCACATCCTGGACCTGGAGACCTCAACATGGAGCCAGCCCATCACTAAG GGCAACACTCCGTCACCCAGAGCAGCTCATGCCTGTGCTACATTGGGCAACAGAGGCTATGTGTTTGGAGGACGAtacaag AACTACAGACTAAATGACCTGTACTACATTGACTTGGACACATGGGAGTGGCATGAAAT GAGCGTCCCCCAACAGGGTCCAGTGGGTCGATCGTGGCACTCCTTCACTCCAGTTTCACCAGACCACATCTTCCTTTTCGGAGGTTtcaccacagacagagagacgcTGA GTGATGCTTGGCTGTACTGTGTGAGTAAAAATGAGTGGAAACCGTTCAAGCACAGCCACATGGAGAGCCCCAG GCTGTGGCACACGGCATGCTCTGGTCCAGATGGGGAGGTATTTGTGTTTGGAGGCTGTGCCAACAACTTATTATCTCACCAGAGAGCT GCTCACAGCAATGAGTTATTGATTTTCAACGTGCAGCCCAAATCACTTGTTCG GTTCTGCATGGATGCCGCGCTGCAGCACAGGGAACGTCTGGCGAGTTGCTGGGACTGCCTGCCCAAACATCTCCTGCACAGCCTGCACCAGAGGATGGCCCGTGCCAACACACTGGGCTCCTAG
- the LOC115354774 gene encoding kelch domain-containing protein 1 isoform X2, whose product MDSAFERHCSELVARERSGHTALLLDQLLYVWGGYVSIADDEVFLPNDEVWVYDLERGVWEVFRMTGEVPPSMSGTCGCSLNGHMYIFGGCDDDGQTNQIYCVNLSDGKYEWKKITHDGGSPPSPRDKLSCWVHNGRIIYFGGYGHKLLQDIDRRNRSFILDEASWVEDVFWGWNNEVHMFDPTQASWSEPQTHGRAPAPRAAHASATLGNKGYVCGGRVMETRTSDIHCLDLDSWTWSEIVPASAIPVGRSWHTLTAVSDSALFLFGGLSVDCKPMSDGWLLDVETKKWREVEHPFKNKPRLWHTACAGKDSDVIVFGGSCDYILLVDTGHCNDALVFQLQPYPLFRICQDFIAKNASAHRRLREQLPLLPPKLLKVVQRRMSFYRPTKKKQH is encoded by the exons ATGGACTCCGCATTTGAGAGGCACTGCTCGGAGCTGGTGGCCCGGGAGCGGAGCGGCCACACCGCCCTGCTGCTGGATCAGCTGCTGTACGTGTGGGGAGGCTATGTG TCGATCGCTGATGACGAGGTGTTCCTGCCCAACGATGAGGTCTGGGTGTATGACTTAGAACGAGGCGTATG gGAGGTGTTCAGGATGACAGGGGAAGTCCCGCCCTCCATGTCTGGCACCTGCGGCTGTTCTCTGAACGGACACATGTACATATTTGGTGGTTGTGACGACGACGGGCAGACAAATCAG ATCTATTGTGTAAACCTTTCGGATGGTAAATACGAGTGGAAGAAAATCACACACGACGGTGGCTCCCCTCCTTCACCTCGAGACAAACTGTCCTGCTGGGTTCATAATGGCAG GATCATCTACTTTGGAGGATACGGTCACAAACTACTGCAAGACATTGACAGGAGGAACAGAAGCTTCATTCTAGATGAGGCATCATGg GTAGAGGATGTGTTCTGGGGGTGGAACAATGAGGTCCATATGTTTGACCCAACACAAGCCAGTTGGAGCGAACCGCAAACCCAT GGTCGAGCTCCGGCCCCCAGAGCCGCCCATGCCAGTGCCACGCTGGGAAACAAAGGATACGTGTGTGGAGGCAGAGTCATG GAAACCAGGACGAGTGACATTCACTGTCTAGACCTCGACTCATGGACGTGGTCAGAAAT AGTCCCAGCATCTGCCATCCCAGTGGGCAGGTCATGGCACACCCTCACCGCCGTATCAGACAGCGCCTTGTTCCTGTTTGGTGGACTCAGTGTGGACTGCAAACCAATGA GTGACGGCTGGTTGCTTGATGTTGAAacaaagaaatggagagaagtTGAGCATCCTTTCAAGAACAAGCCTAG GTTGTGGCACACAGCATGTGCAGGCAAAGACTCTGACGTCATTGTGTTTGGTGGAAGCTGCGACTACATCCTCCTTGTGGATACT GGTCACTGCAATGATGCACTTGTTTTCCAGCTGCAGCCATATCCCCTGTTCAG gATTTGTCAGGATTTCATTGCAAAGAATGCGAGTGCCCACAGGAGGCTCCGAGAGCAGCTCCCTCTCCTGCCGCCCAAACTACTGAAAGTGGTACAGAGGAGGATGTCTTTCTACAGGCCCACTAAGAAGAAACAGCATTAA
- the LOC115354482 gene encoding uncharacterized protein LOC115354482, whose protein sequence is MGSGTSRGKKVAPACVGAVSVTNREPTKQAGHSIKPLKFRAILRSSRNGAQADCHSEGHDSELSAEEDDTDAGLDHVLADYEDQGRAPKRKNPPKKSFLRSRTYGLCNFSRVHTDDDFTPAPDTAEEPRGSHGGPGHVNKRSNAVFIHFKKLTPPCPNQHSGSLTRASCVEPAPGPAKQTSLGSCHSSSLAMPVILYDGSEEELMDTIEREFS, encoded by the exons ATGGGCAGCGGTACGAGCAGGGGGAAGAAGGTTGCACCTGCGTGTGTCGGCGCGGTGAGTGTGACCAACAGAGAACCAACCAAACAGGCCGGCCATTCAATCAAGCCGCTGAAATTTCGCGCTATTTTGCGCAGCTCCCGAAACGGTGCGCAAGCGGACTGCCACAGTGAAGGGCACGACTCTGAACTTTCTGCAGAGGAGGATGACACTGACGCGGGACTGGACCACGTTCTGGCAGATTATGAGGACCAAGGCAGGGCTCCTAAAAGGAAAAATCCGCCCAAGAAGTCTTTCCTCAGATCCAGAACATACGGACTGTGCAACTTCAGTCGGGTCCACACTGATGACGACTTCACCCCGGCGCCAGACACGGCCGAGGAGCCACGTGGCTCGCATGGTGGCCCCGGACATGTAAACAAGAGAAGCAACGCCGTGTTCATCCACTTCAAAAAACTCACACCTCCCTGCCCCAATCAGCACAGT GGCTCATTGACAAGGGCTTCGTGTGTGGAGCCGGCTCCTGGACCAGCAAAACAAAC GTCTTTAGGCAGTTGCCATAGCTCCTCTCTCGCCATGCCAGTCATCCTGTATGATGGatcagaggaggagctgatggaTACTATCGAGAGAGAGTTTAGCTGA
- the pole2 gene encoding DNA polymerase epsilon subunit 2 yields the protein MDVARKIKTKVSAGFKMRGLMLRPEASRYLVEVLQSVSPADLDDVVEKVLDAVEKQPLSSSMIELAVVESAVQDCSQSCDEAIDNVFNIIGAYDVPRFIYSVERKKFVPIHMTNHAAPSVCGLARDKAELFRERYTMLQQRTYRHELFTPPAIGAAVEEGRNKFQLKTVEALLGSTAKLGEVIVLGMITQLKEGKFYLEDPSGTVQLDMSKAQFHNGLYTESCFVLAEGWYEDSVFHVNAFGFPPTEPSSTTRAYYGNINFFGGPSTTSVKASAKLKQLEEENEDAMFVIVSDVWLDSVEVMEKIHVMFSGYAAMPPTCFIFCGNFSSAPYGKTQIKSLKESLKALADAICAYPSIHSSSRFVFIPGPEDPGPSTILPRPPLADLITEEFRQRVPFSVFTTNPCRIQYCSHEIVIIREDLVNKMCRNCVRLPNNNLDIPNHFVKTILSQGHLTPLPLYVSPVYWAYDYTLSIYPVPDVIVFADKYDPFTITNTDCICVNPGSFPRSGFSFKVYYPSNRTVEDSKLQGL from the exons ATGGATGTTGCTCGCAAAATAAAGACGAAAGTGTCCGCAGGCTTCAAGATGCGGGGACTTATGCTGCGACC TGAAGCCAGCAGGTATCTTGTGGAGGTGCTGCAGTCCGTCAGTCCCGCAGACTTGGATGATGTTGTCGAAAAGGTCTTGGATGCAGTGGAGAAGCAGCCGT TGTCCTCCAGTATGATAGAGTTGGCCGTGGTGGAAAGTGCTGTGCAGGACTGCAGTCAGTCTTGTGATGAGGCCAT CGATAACGTTTTCAACATCATTGGAGCTTATGATGTGCCCCGATTCATTTACAGTGTGGAGAGGAAGAAATTTGTACC CATCCATATGACCAATCACGCAGCGCCAAGTGTGTGTGGTCTGGCCAGAGACAAGGCTGAACTCTTCAGGGAGCGATACACAATGCTGCAGCAG agaACCTATCGGCATGAGCTCTTCACCCCACCTGCAATAGGAGCTGCTGTTGAAGAAGGCAGGAACAAATTTCAG ctgAAGACAGTTGAAGCACTACTGGGCAGCACTGCTAAACTGGGAGAGGTCATCGTACTGGGGATGATCACACAACTGAAAGAG GGTAAATTCTACCTTGAGGACCCAAGTGGGACAGTGCAGCTGGACATGTCCAAGGCA CAGTTTCATAACGGCCTGTACACAGAATCCTGCTTCGTACTGGCAGAGG GCTGGTATGAGGACTCGGTGTTCCACGTTAACGCTTTCGGGTTCCCACCAACAGAACCATCTTCAACCACAAG GGCGTACTACGGCAATATCAACTTCTTCGGCGGTCCATCCACCACATCGGTGAAGGCGTCTGCCAAGCtgaagcagctggaggaggagaacgaGGACGCCATGTTTGTAATTGTCTCTGACGTTTGGCTGGACAGCGTAGAGGTGATGGAGAAGATCCACGTCATGTTCTCAG ggtatGCTGCAATGCCTCCTACCTGTTTCATCTTCTGCGGAAACTTCTCTTCTGCCCCCTACGGGAAAACACAGATCAAATCACTCAAAG aGTCATTGAAGGCTCTTGCTGATGCCATATGTGCGTACCCCAGCATCCACAGCAG TAGTCGCTTTGTGTTCATCCCCGGCCCTGAAGACCCCGGTCCCAGCACCATCCTACCAAG GCCTCCCTTGGCAGATCTCATCACCGAGGAGTTCAGACAGAGGGTGCCGTTCTCCGTGTTCACTACCAACCCGTGCag gATCCAGTACTGCAGCCACGAGATTGTCATCATCAGAGAAGACCTGGTCAACAAGATGTGCAGGAACTGCGTCCGCCTGCCCAATAACAATCTTGACATTCCAAACCAT TTTGTGAAGACCATCCTGTCCCAGGGTCACTtgactcctctgcctctgtatGTCAGTCCTGTATACTGGGCGTATGACTACACCCTGTCCATCTACCCGGTCCCTGATGTCATAGTCTTCGCTGACAAATACGATCCCttcaccatcacaaacacagactgcATCTGCGTCAACCCG GGGTCGTTTCCAAGAAGTGGCTTCTCATTCAAGGTGTATTACCCATCTAACAGAACTGTTGAAGACAG CAAACTTCAAGGGCTCTAA